Proteins encoded together in one Gemmatimonadota bacterium DH-78 window:
- a CDS encoding VOC family protein, producing the protein MERDRRIVIGTVEVPVGDVRRAQRWYEELLDLECAWFDDAHALLHPPGSKSPSILLVQTADPTRLGFEGSNAIRHAGLDFGTTDLDGLHARLVARGVDADALEQPAHDWAPRGFGFIDSEGNRLAAFEIG; encoded by the coding sequence ATGGAACGAGACCGGAGGATCGTGATCGGCACCGTGGAAGTGCCGGTGGGCGACGTGCGGCGGGCGCAGCGGTGGTACGAGGAACTCCTGGACCTGGAATGCGCGTGGTTCGACGATGCGCACGCGCTGCTCCACCCCCCTGGCTCGAAGAGTCCGTCGATTCTCCTGGTCCAAACGGCCGACCCGACTCGGCTCGGCTTCGAGGGAAGCAACGCGATCCGGCACGCCGGGCTGGATTTCGGCACCACCGACCTCGACGGGCTCCACGCCCGCCTCGTCGCGCGGGGAGTCGACGCCGACGCCCTCGAGCAGCCCGCCCACGACTGGGCGCCGCGAGGCTTCGGCTTCATCGACTCCGAGGGCAACCGCCTGGCGGCCTTCGAGATCGGCTGA
- a CDS encoding aminotransferase class I/II-fold pyridoxal phosphate-dependent enzyme produces MSTGSNRIREATEERLDNEVDALDYDYTNFYFGSGDDAFALLDPFAAWWSEVHPRGYYQYELPLLSAPSTRVDIRDTRTGETREGLINFASYNYLGLSYRDEVKEAIKTAVDHFGGGSSGSPILSGTTQLHKELAEELAAFKAKEAAMIFPTGYSANVGVIAGLMRSGDLIVADQFAHASIVDGMILSKAKSRFFRHNKPEDLDRKLKGFDGKKLVIVEGVYSMDGDLPPLPEIIEVARRHNARVLIDEAHSTFVFGEHGRGVAEHFGLDDEVDIHIGTFSKSLGGQGGFVAGSAALIDYLRGFSRSRFFSCALAPTVVAGITQALRLAKAEPELRQKLWDNVAFMQGLLKDAGVDIADSESQVIPIMVRNDAKVFEIGEALLREGVFINPVKYPAVGKHKSRFRMSISAAHSREELQNGARIIADVLKRYEII; encoded by the coding sequence GTGTCCACCGGGTCCAACCGAATTCGCGAAGCCACCGAGGAGCGTCTCGACAACGAAGTCGACGCTCTCGACTACGACTACACGAATTTCTATTTCGGGTCGGGCGACGACGCCTTCGCCCTGCTCGATCCCTTTGCGGCCTGGTGGAGCGAGGTACACCCTCGCGGCTACTACCAGTACGAGCTGCCGCTGCTCTCGGCTCCCTCCACCCGCGTCGACATCCGCGACACGCGCACGGGGGAGACCCGCGAGGGGCTGATCAACTTCGCCTCGTACAACTACCTCGGCCTCTCCTACCGCGACGAGGTGAAGGAGGCCATCAAGACGGCCGTCGATCACTTCGGTGGCGGATCGTCCGGTTCGCCGATCCTGTCGGGCACCACGCAGCTCCACAAGGAGCTCGCCGAGGAGCTCGCGGCCTTCAAGGCGAAGGAAGCGGCCATGATCTTCCCCACGGGCTACAGTGCCAACGTGGGTGTGATCGCCGGCCTCATGCGCTCGGGCGACCTGATCGTCGCCGACCAGTTCGCCCACGCCTCGATCGTCGACGGCATGATCCTGTCGAAGGCCAAGAGCCGTTTCTTCCGGCACAACAAGCCCGAGGATCTCGATCGCAAGCTGAAGGGCTTCGACGGCAAGAAGCTGGTGATCGTCGAGGGCGTCTACTCCATGGACGGCGACCTTCCGCCGCTGCCCGAGATCATCGAGGTCGCGCGCCGGCACAACGCCCGCGTGCTGATCGACGAGGCGCACTCCACCTTCGTCTTCGGAGAGCACGGCCGCGGCGTGGCCGAGCACTTCGGCCTCGACGACGAGGTGGACATCCACATCGGCACCTTCTCGAAGAGCCTCGGCGGCCAGGGCGGCTTCGTGGCCGGCTCCGCCGCGCTCATCGACTACCTGCGGGGCTTCTCCCGCTCGCGCTTCTTCTCGTGCGCCCTCGCCCCCACGGTGGTGGCCGGCATCACCCAGGCGCTGCGCCTGGCCAAGGCCGAGCCCGAGCTGCGGCAGAAGCTGTGGGACAACGTGGCCTTCATGCAGGGTCTGCTGAAGGACGCGGGCGTCGACATCGCCGACTCGGAGTCGCAGGTGATTCCGATCATGGTCCGCAACGACGCCAAGGTGTTCGAGATCGGAGAGGCGCTGCTCCGCGAAGGGGTGTTCATCAACCCGGTGAAGTACCCCGCCGTGGGCAAGCACAAGTCGCGCTTCCGCATGTCGATCTCGGCCGCGCACTCCCGCGAAGAACTCCAGAACGGCGCGCGCATCATCGCCGACGTCCTGAAGCGTTACGAGATCATCTGA
- a CDS encoding diacylglycerol kinase family protein → MVSGRGADLRGDGADLSGHARRVFVIFNPASGRGRGLKRQATYLELLERHLPGFDHGVTAAAGDEYRLADEALAAGYDTIVAVGGDGTWSHVADRVLASGRSDVTLGLLPSGTGNDFGRSLGLRFSDPESAVRALASGRTRRLDAGRILTPSIPGVPGVTTVSDAPAEARHFLNLVGFGFDIAVLDAAANARFLKGEALYKITAIQQLFSFPGIEAEITAADGTVESGRYLMVTISNSPFFGGGFPIAPRATVEDGLLHACMIGDAPPLRRMKLFSDAGRGRHVEADEVAEVNAPGFTARFGGPVRFEADGDVFTVPEGELQVEILPGALEVLAEA, encoded by the coding sequence GTGGTATCGGGCCGGGGTGCAGACCTTCGAGGAGATGGAGCGGATCTGAGCGGGCACGCCCGCCGGGTCTTCGTCATCTTCAACCCGGCGTCGGGCCGCGGGCGCGGGCTGAAGCGCCAGGCCACCTACCTCGAGCTGCTCGAGCGACACCTGCCCGGCTTCGACCACGGCGTGACGGCGGCCGCGGGCGACGAGTACCGGCTCGCCGACGAGGCGCTCGCGGCCGGCTACGACACGATCGTGGCCGTCGGGGGCGATGGCACCTGGAGCCACGTTGCCGACCGGGTGCTGGCGTCGGGGCGTTCCGATGTGACCCTGGGACTCCTCCCGTCGGGTACGGGCAACGACTTCGGTCGCAGTCTCGGGCTCCGCTTCTCCGACCCCGAGTCGGCGGTGCGCGCGCTGGCCTCCGGGCGAACCCGTCGACTCGACGCCGGCCGGATTCTCACCCCGAGCATTCCCGGAGTCCCCGGGGTGACCACGGTGTCCGACGCACCCGCCGAGGCGCGCCACTTTCTCAACCTCGTGGGCTTCGGCTTCGACATCGCGGTGCTCGACGCCGCCGCGAACGCCCGCTTCCTGAAGGGCGAGGCGCTCTACAAGATCACGGCGATCCAGCAGCTCTTCAGCTTTCCGGGCATCGAGGCCGAGATCACCGCCGCCGACGGCACGGTCGAGAGCGGGCGGTACCTGATGGTCACCATCAGCAACTCGCCCTTCTTCGGAGGCGGCTTTCCGATCGCCCCCCGCGCCACGGTCGAGGACGGGCTGCTCCACGCCTGCATGATCGGCGACGCGCCCCCGCTGCGGCGGATGAAGCTCTTCTCCGACGCGGGCAGGGGCCGCCACGTCGAGGCGGACGAGGTGGCCGAGGTGAATGCACCCGGCTTCACGGCGCGCTTCGGCGGCCCGGTGCGGTTCGAGGCCGACGGCGACGTGTTCACGGTGCCCGAGGGAGAGCTGCAGGTGGAGATCCTGCCCGGCGCCCTCGAGGTGCTCGCCGAGGCATGA
- a CDS encoding sigma-54 dependent transcriptional regulator gives MADILIIDDHDSMREGLEIHLRRRGHRTHAASGGRAGLDLLQESPMDLVITDLKMAKVDGMQVLREVKQAAPETEVLVITGYGTIETAVEAMKLGAADFITKPFSSEEFGVKVDRLVADRAEKAALRKENLALRVENAQLKEEGTGQVRYGEIVGESAAMQEVFRWIERVARSDSTVMVYGESGTGKELVARAVHAGSRRRDRPFVRVNCGALAEGLLDSELFGHEKGAFTGAERKRRGRFELADSGTLFLDEIATITHATQVRLLRVLQERELERVGGEETIPVDVRIVAATNTPAEELLEGEFREDLFYRLHVVPIQLPPLRSRIDDVPLLVSHFLEKLRARTGSPVREVGASALDALMSYDWPGNVRELENAVERALVLADCEILQADDLPPLGENGRAVPMPQSRTPAPGDTFPDGGMDLNRAMEGLEERLLRQALDQAGGVKAEAARLLGLKPSALYYKLEKYGIEA, from the coding sequence ATGGCCGACATCCTGATCATCGACGACCACGACTCCATGCGCGAGGGGCTCGAGATCCACCTGCGACGTCGAGGGCACCGCACCCATGCGGCTTCGGGCGGGCGGGCCGGACTCGACCTGCTGCAGGAGTCGCCGATGGATCTCGTCATCACCGACCTGAAGATGGCCAAGGTCGACGGCATGCAGGTGCTGCGCGAGGTGAAGCAGGCGGCCCCGGAGACCGAGGTGCTCGTCATCACCGGGTACGGCACCATCGAGACCGCGGTGGAGGCGATGAAGCTCGGCGCCGCCGACTTCATCACGAAGCCCTTCTCGAGCGAGGAGTTCGGGGTGAAGGTCGACCGCCTAGTGGCCGACCGCGCCGAGAAGGCGGCCCTGCGCAAGGAGAACCTGGCGCTGCGGGTGGAGAACGCGCAGCTCAAGGAGGAGGGCACCGGGCAGGTTCGCTACGGCGAGATCGTGGGAGAGTCGGCGGCCATGCAGGAGGTGTTTCGCTGGATCGAGCGGGTGGCCCGCAGCGACTCCACGGTCATGGTCTACGGCGAGTCGGGCACCGGAAAGGAGCTCGTGGCTCGTGCGGTGCACGCGGGCAGCCGCCGCCGGGATCGGCCCTTCGTGCGGGTGAACTGCGGGGCGCTCGCCGAGGGGCTGCTCGACTCCGAGCTCTTCGGCCACGAGAAGGGCGCCTTCACCGGCGCGGAGAGGAAGCGCCGCGGGCGTTTCGAGCTCGCCGACTCGGGCACCCTCTTTCTCGACGAGATCGCCACCATCACCCACGCCACCCAGGTGCGGTTGCTGCGGGTGCTGCAGGAGCGCGAACTCGAGCGGGTGGGGGGCGAGGAGACGATTCCCGTCGACGTGCGGATCGTGGCGGCCACCAACACGCCTGCCGAGGAGCTCCTCGAGGGGGAGTTCCGCGAGGATCTCTTCTATCGACTCCACGTGGTGCCCATCCAGCTTCCGCCGCTGCGGTCGCGGATCGACGACGTGCCGCTGCTCGTTTCGCACTTTCTCGAGAAGCTGCGCGCCCGCACCGGATCGCCCGTTCGCGAGGTGGGCGCGTCGGCCCTCGACGCCCTCATGTCGTACGACTGGCCCGGGAACGTGCGCGAGTTGGAGAACGCCGTGGAGCGGGCGCTGGTGTTGGCCGACTGCGAGATCCTGCAGGCCGACGACCTGCCTCCTCTGGGCGAGAACGGCCGCGCCGTGCCGATGCCGCAGAGCCGCACGCCCGCCCCCGGAGACACCTTCCCCGACGGGGGAATGGACCTGAATCGAGCCATGGAGGGTCTCGAGGAACGACTCTTGCGACAAGCTCTCGATCAGGCCGGGGGCGTGAAGGCGGAAGCGGCCAGATTGCTAGGTCTGAAGCCAAGTGCCCTCTACTACAAACTGGAGAAATACGGGATCGAGGCGTGA
- a CDS encoding thymidine kinase yields MQRGWIEVVSGVMFSGKSEELIRRVRRAVIARKRVQVFKSHLDDRYGGVYRIGTHDGRQIEAMPIHRSVQVVESVHRDVQVVAVDEAQFLDHGIVAVANHLADSGVRVIVAGTDMDFRGEPFGPIPELLAVAERIDKLQAICVVCGELATRNQRLIDGRPAPAEGPTIQVGGSESYEARCRACHEVPPVDRDQTEFLTGDRRDG; encoded by the coding sequence ATGCAGCGGGGTTGGATCGAGGTCGTGTCGGGAGTGATGTTCAGCGGCAAGTCGGAGGAACTCATCCGACGGGTTCGCCGGGCCGTGATCGCACGCAAACGGGTGCAGGTCTTCAAGTCCCACCTCGACGACCGCTACGGCGGCGTGTATCGAATCGGCACACACGATGGGCGTCAGATCGAGGCAATGCCGATCCATCGGTCGGTGCAGGTGGTCGAGAGCGTCCACCGCGACGTGCAGGTCGTGGCCGTCGACGAGGCGCAGTTCCTCGATCACGGGATCGTGGCCGTCGCCAACCACCTCGCCGACAGCGGGGTGCGTGTGATCGTGGCCGGCACCGACATGGATTTCCGCGGTGAACCGTTCGGGCCGATTCCGGAGCTTCTGGCCGTGGCCGAGCGGATCGACAAGCTCCAGGCGATCTGCGTCGTGTGCGGCGAACTCGCGACGCGCAATCAGCGCCTCATCGACGGTCGCCCGGCTCCGGCCGAGGGGCCCACGATTCAGGTGGGCGGCTCGGAGAGCTACGAGGCCCGGTGCCGCGCCTGCCACGAGGTGCCCCCGGTGGATCGCGACCAGACCGAGTTTCTCACCGGAGACCGGCGGGACGGCTGA
- a CDS encoding dihydrofolate reductase family protein, producing MSDHTEAQGRVRAFLAMSIDGYIAGPDDDLSWLPMGDLPGPGALDLEQFMAGIGAILMGRRTWDIVAGFDSWAYGDTPVIVATNRPFTSDRDTVRCAGGPIEELIDLALTVAEGRDVYVDGGVMVQRTLEIDRLDELIATVVPVVLGGGVPLFAPSADAKHFSFAAPAPYGSMVQLRASRTRDAG from the coding sequence ATGAGTGACCACACGGAGGCCCAAGGGCGGGTTCGCGCCTTCCTCGCCATGTCGATCGACGGCTACATCGCCGGGCCCGACGACGATCTGTCGTGGCTGCCGATGGGCGACCTTCCGGGTCCCGGAGCCCTCGACCTCGAACAGTTCATGGCCGGTATCGGCGCGATCCTGATGGGTCGGCGAACCTGGGACATCGTCGCGGGATTCGATTCGTGGGCCTACGGCGATACCCCGGTGATCGTCGCCACGAACCGTCCGTTCACATCGGACCGCGACACGGTTCGCTGCGCGGGCGGCCCGATCGAGGAGCTGATCGATCTCGCGCTGACGGTGGCCGAAGGGAGGGACGTCTACGTGGATGGAGGCGTGATGGTGCAAAGGACGCTGGAGATCGACCGACTCGACGAGCTGATCGCCACCGTCGTGCCGGTCGTGCTCGGGGGTGGAGTCCCCCTGTTCGCGCCATCGGCCGACGCGAAGCACTTCAGCTTCGCGGCTCCGGCACCCTACGGTTCGATGGTCCAGCTGCGCGCCTCGCGCACACGAGACGCCGGCTGA
- a CDS encoding SMR family transporter: MAYLVLIVAGLFEVVWALGLKSTEGFTRLVPSLVTGSAIVVSMVLLARASRTIPIGTAYATWVGIGVLGAAIGGAVMFDESMPPARVFFLVLLLVSIVGIKATSNG; this comes from the coding sequence TTGGCCTATCTGGTTCTGATCGTCGCCGGGCTGTTCGAGGTGGTGTGGGCGCTCGGCCTCAAGTCGACCGAGGGATTCACTCGACTCGTGCCGAGTCTCGTGACCGGCTCGGCCATCGTGGTCAGCATGGTGCTGCTGGCCCGGGCATCGCGGACGATACCGATCGGCACGGCGTACGCCACCTGGGTCGGCATCGGCGTGCTCGGGGCGGCGATCGGCGGCGCGGTGATGTTCGACGAGTCCATGCCGCCCGCGCGCGTCTTCTTCCTGGTGCTGTTGCTCGTGTCCATCGTGGGGATCAAGGCGACCTCGAACGGGTGA
- a CDS encoding lysophospholipid acyltransferase family protein — MKIRGILTIAAAGTALLVGDVLQRTFLVAAIRLLPRRRHAILGAWQQALARIMLWSARVVGGARYDEIPRIPGGPGTLVLMNHQSVMDIPLVVRALRGTYPRIVTRERYAHGKPLISHMVRLYQYPTVDPGATVKTSLESLRERAAQSPVPVVIFPEGTRSRDGSLSKFRKMGLRSILGGREWEVWVVAVDGWWQAAKLTDFIDNVADVRGRMRVSGPFTSPAPGESTSAFMAEMEREMQDLFGRISSSSAEPLPAGEKE, encoded by the coding sequence TTGAAAATCCGCGGGATCCTCACCATTGCCGCTGCGGGGACCGCGCTCCTCGTGGGGGACGTTCTGCAACGAACGTTCCTCGTTGCGGCGATTCGGCTCCTGCCGCGCCGCCGTCACGCGATTCTCGGAGCCTGGCAACAGGCTCTCGCGCGCATCATGCTGTGGTCCGCGCGGGTCGTCGGAGGGGCTCGGTACGACGAGATCCCCCGGATTCCCGGCGGGCCGGGGACGCTGGTTCTCATGAACCACCAGTCCGTCATGGACATCCCGCTCGTCGTACGCGCACTGCGTGGAACCTACCCGCGCATCGTGACGCGTGAGCGGTATGCCCACGGCAAGCCACTAATTTCGCACATGGTTCGGCTGTATCAATACCCCACGGTGGATCCGGGGGCAACCGTGAAGACGAGCCTGGAGAGCCTTCGGGAGCGGGCGGCGCAGAGCCCGGTGCCGGTCGTGATCTTTCCCGAGGGCACCCGCAGCCGCGACGGGTCGCTGTCGAAGTTCCGCAAGATGGGGCTTCGCTCGATCCTCGGGGGACGCGAGTGGGAGGTGTGGGTGGTGGCCGTGGATGGATGGTGGCAGGCGGCGAAGCTCACCGACTTCATCGACAACGTCGCCGACGTGCGCGGCCGCATGCGGGTGTCGGGCCCCTTCACCTCGCCCGCCCCCGGGGAGTCCACGAGTGCCTTCATGGCCGAGATGGAGCGCGAGATGCAGGACCTCTTCGGTCGGATCTCGTCATCCTCGGCCGAGCCCCTGCCCGCGGGCGAGAAGGAATGA
- a CDS encoding HD-GYP domain-containing protein: MTFIPLLACVLLFGSAGPVLFVGLTGAVGEIFFRKKEALRSAFNVAQYVLASAVAGIVFDASGGVPSAAGGLGDGGVGLSLGPFVAFTLVMLSLNHSLVAGAIALSQGVSYRSVWHKTVGKSGVNVFYDFLLSPIAFVLAYLVVELGIRGLFLAIFPLLAVRRAYQTSWRLQQANRDLLTALVKAIETRDPYTSGHSRRVQMLASRIVRQMALSEKRIEAIEQAALLHDVGKIDAVYTEILKKPSQLSPEEREVIESHVTKGVELLTSLSSFPKEVIEAVRHHHEREDGKGYPDGLHSQQIPLGAKVIMICDAIDAMLSDRPYRKALPLEAVREQLDIFSGKQFDPDLVRLVVSSTILEDHQQEVAREVAAGSDEPYPAEAPASSERPTPLHLSPAPQGG, encoded by the coding sequence GTGACCTTCATCCCCCTCTTGGCCTGCGTACTCCTATTTGGGTCAGCTGGGCCGGTCCTCTTCGTCGGCCTAACCGGTGCCGTTGGCGAGATCTTCTTTCGCAAGAAGGAGGCGTTGAGGTCGGCCTTCAACGTCGCTCAGTATGTCCTTGCCTCCGCCGTTGCGGGCATCGTTTTCGACGCGTCTGGAGGCGTCCCCTCGGCTGCCGGTGGTCTTGGAGACGGAGGCGTCGGGCTGTCGCTCGGGCCGTTCGTTGCCTTCACTCTGGTGATGCTGAGCTTGAACCACAGCTTGGTGGCCGGAGCGATCGCGCTTAGCCAAGGCGTTTCCTATCGCAGCGTTTGGCACAAGACCGTGGGAAAGTCGGGTGTCAACGTGTTCTACGACTTCCTGCTCAGCCCCATCGCCTTCGTTCTCGCCTACCTGGTGGTCGAGCTTGGCATTCGCGGGCTGTTTCTTGCGATCTTCCCGCTGTTGGCCGTGCGACGCGCATATCAGACCAGCTGGAGGCTTCAGCAGGCCAACCGCGACCTGCTCACCGCCCTGGTGAAAGCGATTGAGACCCGGGACCCCTACACCTCCGGTCACTCGCGGCGCGTCCAGATGCTAGCGTCCCGGATCGTGCGGCAGATGGCGCTCTCAGAGAAGCGGATCGAGGCGATCGAGCAGGCCGCCCTACTTCACGACGTAGGGAAGATCGATGCGGTCTACACCGAGATCCTGAAGAAGCCAAGCCAGCTCTCCCCTGAAGAACGCGAAGTGATCGAGTCGCACGTGACCAAGGGAGTTGAGCTACTCACGTCCCTATCCTCCTTTCCAAAGGAGGTCATTGAGGCGGTGCGACACCACCACGAGCGTGAGGACGGCAAGGGCTATCCTGACGGGCTCCACTCTCAGCAGATCCCGCTGGGCGCCAAGGTCATCATGATCTGCGACGCGATCGATGCCATGTTGTCGGACCGACCGTACCGGAAGGCGTTGCCTCTCGAAGCGGTACGGGAGCAGCTCGACATCTTCTCAGGGAAACAGTTCGACCCCGATCTCGTGCGTCTGGTCGTTTCCAGCACGATTCTGGAAGACCATCAGCAGGAGGTTGCGAGAGAGGTGGCGGCTGGATCCGATGAGCCCTATCCAGCGGAGGCTCCCGCTAGCTCTGAGAGGCCGACCCCACTACACCTCTCGCCTGCTCCGCAAGGTGGCTGA
- a CDS encoding thioesterase family protein — translation MSGSDPGRRAFDVDVVVRSYELDGFGHLNHAVYLNYFEFARFDAFTQAGFPPERLLADGVGIHVVRVEVDYLAEGRLGQHMRISTRLEEMRNTSMTAVQVAHDPNDPERRFARARVVVVWIGPNGRPTRIPDVVREAVGTGR, via the coding sequence ATGAGCGGGAGCGATCCGGGCCGGCGCGCCTTCGACGTCGACGTCGTGGTGCGGAGCTACGAGCTCGACGGCTTCGGGCACCTCAACCACGCGGTCTACCTCAACTACTTCGAGTTCGCCCGCTTCGACGCCTTCACGCAGGCGGGCTTCCCGCCGGAGCGGCTGCTCGCCGACGGGGTGGGGATCCATGTCGTGCGGGTGGAGGTGGACTACCTCGCCGAGGGTCGCCTGGGCCAGCACATGCGGATCTCGACCCGTCTCGAGGAGATGCGCAACACCTCGATGACGGCGGTGCAGGTGGCCCACGACCCGAACGACCCCGAGCGCCGCTTCGCGCGGGCTCGGGTCGTGGTGGTGTGGATCGGACCCAACGGAAGGCCGACGCGGATTCCCGACGTGGTTCGGGAGGCGGTGGGGACGGGGCGATGA
- a CDS encoding CDP-alcohol phosphatidyltransferase family protein: MRPDLAALLGIVGFALLTMPVYARSDARRRPDPLESAARGDFVLGSFVREWFYWFIRPIERLSLALRLSPLFYNVAGALLGIASGVAFAMGAMVTGGWLILAGGAADVLDGRIARALGIASRRGAFLDSTLDRFAEFGVFVGLALWFRNDPTALALTVIALGGSLLVSYARARGESVGIVCKVGVLQRAERLLLLGFGGLFDPSVSALIDRPGPGHLMRVIVAVVAVGTVFTAIYRIVWIARRLPLVDE; encoded by the coding sequence ATGAGACCCGATCTCGCCGCCCTGCTCGGCATCGTGGGCTTCGCCCTGCTCACCATGCCCGTATACGCCCGCTCCGATGCGCGACGGCGCCCCGACCCGCTCGAGTCGGCGGCGCGCGGCGACTTCGTGCTCGGCTCCTTCGTGCGGGAGTGGTTCTACTGGTTCATCCGTCCGATCGAGCGGCTCTCGCTGGCTCTGCGCCTGTCGCCCCTCTTCTACAACGTGGCCGGCGCCCTGCTCGGCATCGCCTCGGGCGTGGCCTTCGCCATGGGTGCGATGGTCACGGGCGGCTGGCTGATTCTGGCCGGCGGGGCGGCCGACGTGCTCGACGGCCGGATCGCGCGGGCGCTCGGGATCGCCTCGCGTCGCGGTGCGTTTCTCGACTCCACCCTCGACCGCTTCGCGGAGTTCGGGGTGTTCGTGGGACTCGCCCTCTGGTTCCGCAACGACCCCACGGCTCTGGCCCTGACCGTGATCGCCCTCGGGGGCTCGCTGCTGGTCAGCTACGCGCGCGCACGCGGGGAGAGCGTGGGGATCGTCTGCAAGGTGGGGGTGCTGCAGCGGGCGGAGCGTCTGCTGCTTCTCGGCTTCGGTGGCCTCTTCGATCCGTCGGTGTCGGCGCTCATCGACCGCCCGGGCCCCGGCCACCTGATGCGGGTGATCGTGGCGGTGGTTGCGGTCGGCACCGTCTTCACGGCCATCTACCGGATCGTCTGGATCGCGCGGCGCCTACCGCTCGTCGACGAATAG
- a CDS encoding 4'-phosphopantetheinyl transferase superfamily protein, with product MIDPGPLPAATAIGVDVVDCRDPRVLRGLPKDRTVERVLSASEAARLAASGDPVRDFWLHWGAKEAAFKAVTLLRGAPPVFAHAAFEVDLDTERVRYGEIELALTVHATAERLVVVARSAEAAEHPTWAAGTVEALHRGVGGLDVDRLREGSFSAEERDAVRGLPSALVRLAVRSEAAHCLGVEERRLQVVCPPGPTGRRPPYLHLDGAPSTDIGISISHDGDWLAWAVSVSGSAGGS from the coding sequence ATGATCGACCCCGGGCCCCTTCCGGCGGCGACCGCGATCGGCGTCGACGTGGTGGACTGCCGCGACCCGCGGGTGCTCCGGGGACTCCCGAAAGACCGGACCGTCGAGCGGGTGCTGTCGGCGTCCGAGGCCGCCCGCCTCGCCGCGAGCGGGGATCCGGTGCGCGACTTCTGGCTCCACTGGGGCGCGAAGGAGGCGGCCTTCAAGGCGGTCACCCTGCTCCGCGGAGCGCCGCCGGTGTTCGCCCACGCGGCCTTCGAAGTGGACCTCGACACCGAGCGGGTGCGCTACGGCGAGATCGAGCTCGCGCTCACCGTACACGCCACCGCGGAGCGTCTGGTGGTGGTGGCCCGCTCGGCGGAGGCCGCCGAGCACCCCACCTGGGCCGCCGGCACCGTGGAAGCGCTCCACCGCGGGGTGGGCGGGCTCGACGTCGACCGCCTGCGCGAGGGATCCTTCTCGGCGGAGGAGCGCGATGCGGTGCGCGGCCTGCCCTCGGCGCTGGTGCGGCTCGCGGTGCGCAGCGAGGCGGCCCACTGCCTGGGCGTGGAGGAGCGACGGCTCCAGGTGGTCTGCCCCCCGGGTCCGACCGGCCGGCGGCCTCCCTACCTGCACCTCGACGGTGCGCCCAGCACCGACATCGGCATCTCGATCTCCCACGACGGCGACTGGCTCGCGTGGGCGGTGTCGGTCAGCGGATCCGCGGGCGGTAGTTGA
- a CDS encoding TetR/AcrR family transcriptional regulator, translated as MPRIKHKTDEEVLDEVLPAILVAGVDRITLREMGAVAGLSASTLLQRFGSRIELIEAALDRSTDRLERELAEALPTGPDPREALARWLADLTGPLANRELLVGSFQVLARDILIEARNRRARHHLDLVRRRISAGLAAMGLAPATAARRASLVEAHWHGLVIQWAVHGQGTLADWVHGGLLVLLDQLGHD; from the coding sequence ATGCCCAGAATCAAGCACAAGACCGACGAAGAGGTACTCGACGAGGTGCTTCCGGCGATCCTGGTCGCAGGGGTCGACCGCATCACGCTCAGGGAGATGGGGGCCGTGGCCGGACTGTCCGCCTCGACGCTGCTGCAGCGGTTCGGGTCGCGGATCGAGTTGATCGAAGCGGCGCTCGACCGCTCGACCGACCGACTCGAGCGTGAGTTGGCCGAGGCTCTTCCCACGGGCCCCGACCCCCGGGAGGCGCTCGCGCGCTGGCTCGCCGACCTCACCGGGCCGCTCGCGAATCGGGAGCTGCTCGTCGGGAGCTTCCAGGTGCTCGCCCGCGACATCCTGATCGAGGCTCGAAACCGCCGGGCCCGCCATCACCTGGACCTCGTGCGCCGCCGCATCTCGGCGGGACTGGCCGCAATGGGACTCGCCCCCGCGACCGCTGCTCGCCGTGCGTCGCTCGTCGAGGCGCACTGGCACGGACTCGTGATCCAATGGGCGGTGCACGGACAGGGCACCCTCGCGGATTGGGTGCACGGCGGGCTGCTCGTGCTCCTGGATCAACTGGGGCACGACTGA